The following proteins are co-located in the Neofelis nebulosa isolate mNeoNeb1 chromosome 18, mNeoNeb1.pri, whole genome shotgun sequence genome:
- the LOC131501060 gene encoding serine protease 29-like: MLWLLLLTPFFSGTCVVGSPASLSGNELVGIVGGQSAPQGKWPWQVSLKVYNYNWASWVHICGGSLIHPQWVLTAAHCIDRKDADPAAYRIHAGDVYLYGGRTLLNVTRVIVHPDYINAHLGADVALLQLSHSVKYTANVRPVKLSSALLEVTPEDECWVTGWGTVMVHQSLPPPYRLQQVAVSVVENAVCDQQYHNATSHRLAGRKIIQDDMLCAGTEGRDSCQGDSGGPLVCNTMGAWHLVGVVSWGDSCAVRNRPGVYARVQTYVPWITQQIGRGL; encoded by the exons ATGCTGTGGCTGTTGCTTCTGACCCCCTTCTTCTCGGGGACCTGCGTCGTGGGGAGCCCAG CCTCCCTATCTGGAAACGAGCTGGTGGGCATCGTCGGGGGCCAGAGTGCCCCCCAGGGGAAGTGGCCGTGGCAGGTCAGCCTGAAAGTCTACAATTATAACTGGGCCTCCTGGGTGCACATCTGCGGGGGCTCCCTCATCCACCCCCAGTGGGTGCTGACCGCCGCCCACTGCATCGACCG GAAGGACGCTGACCCGGCAGCTTACCGCATCCATGCCGGGGACGTGTACCTCTACGGGGGGAGGACGCTGCTGAATGTGACCCGCGTCATCGTCCACCCCGACTACATCAACGCCCATCTGGGTGCGGACGTGGCCCTGCTCCAGCTGTCACACTCTGTGAAATACACGGCTAACGTCAGGCCTGTCAAGCTCTCGTCGGCCCTGCTTGAAGTCACCCCAGAGGACGAGTGCTGGGTGACCGGCTGGGGCACCGTCATGGTGCACC AGTCGCTGCCTCCGCCCTACCGACTGCAGCAGGTGGCGGTGAGCGTGGTGGAGAACGCCGTCTGTGACCAGCAGTACCACAACGCCACCAGCCACCGCTTGGCGGGCAGGAAGATCATCCAGGACGACATGCTGTGTGCGGGGACCGAGGGCCGGGACTCCTGCCAG ggCGACTCCGGAGGCCCTCTGGTCTGCAACACGATGGGTGCTTGGCACTTGGTGGGAGTGGTCAGCTGGGGTGACAGCTGTGCCGTGAGAAACCGTCCCGGGGTCTACGCTCGCGTCCAGACGTACGTGCCCTGGATCACGCAGCAAATCGGGAGGGGCCTCTGA